The genomic region TGATCGCATCGGCGAGGCCGGGGGTGGGCATGATGGAAATCCAGACCAAGTGTCGCGGGTTCATGCTAATGAAGACTCTGGCCGACAATCCCAGCGCCAACGTGCTTGCAACCAACGCGACATCCGTGTTCCAACCGCCCAGCGTTTCTCACGATCCGCACAATTTCACTGACGTCAGCATGGTCATGGAAACCGACGGTCCCAATGTTTCGATTATCAATGGAACGTTCAATGGCTACGGAACAGAAGTTGAACGAACATTCTTCCTGGGAGACGTTCCGGACTCATGCCGGCAGCCCTTCCATACGATGATGCAAGTGCGAGAGCTGGCGTTCGAAATGGCCAAACCAGGGACGTTGATGAACGAGGTAGACGAAGCGTGTAATGCACATTTCAGGAAGGCCGGACACGCCGACCATCTTCTTCACCGAACAGGGCATGGGATCGGGGTTACGGGCCACGAGGCGCCGTTCTTTGCCGAGGGCTACAAGCGCGAAATTGAGCCGGGCATGGTGTTTACTATCGAACCAGGCATTTATATCGAAGGCGTAGGCGGATTTCGCCACTCCGATACCGTCCTGATTACCGATAGCGGCGCCGTAAGCCTAACACCCCTACCGGATGACCTCGAAGCAATGACCTTGGCGATTTAACGGAAAGCTGCTACGTAGCCCGACGCAAAAAGCCGTGTCAGACCAAAGGGTCTGACACCCGAATGCGGCACGTACCATCATGGGCCAAAAAGGCATGATTCCGACGGGCTTGCTCCTAAACGACAAGTACAAGTAGTCTGACGCAGTGTCCGGCGTGACATCTCGGCATGCATCTCAGCGAAGCGGTTCAATACCGGCAGCTTGATCGGCCGTTTGTGAACCAAACCGCTAACGTTGCCTGGCTTGTGGCCCTTCGAGAGCACTGATAGCGCGGCATCGAACCCGAACTGGCTGAACGGGTATTCGTGCCGTTTTGCAGCAGTCCTCAATGATCCGATCAGCCCGGGATGGGCCTACCGATGGTGCGGGATTTTCTGGAACAGTCCGGAGGTCAGATATCCATTGGGGCCGATGAGTCCGGTCATAGGGTGCTGCGACTGCCCGCCGCCAATGGCCAGAAGTGAGCGCCTGCAAGGCCCGGGATGTCCCGGCATTAAAAAACCAACCGCCGTGCCCTATGCCGCAGTCCTTTGTGGGTCAGTACACGCGTTACTTGGCAAATCAGGATCTGGAAGATATTGTCGCATTGGTGAATGGCCGACCGAATATCGTCGAGGAGTTTCAGTCTGCGGATCTGAAAGTACGAGGCTTTGTTCGGCAGTCAATTGCTGAGTTGTTGTCGCGGCGGGGATCTCTGGACGCGCCGCCTGGTCTTGTTCTCGACAGCGGCGAAAGTCCTCCGATCCTGGGGCGAGTCTAAGAGCGCCTGGAAGCACTTTGCGCCTCACCGCACGTAGTGCGATTGGCACCAAATGGTTGTTACCTGCACTATGGCCTTTCGATCCTCGATATAAGTTGGTCCACTTTTGGGCCACTCAGCCAGATTCGAGCCGTATTCCGAGGTTGCGAATCGTAGAGCGATCGCCGCTAATCTATTGATTGCTATGCTCTATCGAGAATTCAAAGCGGCCTCATAATGCGGGGGGCGGTGGTTCAAGTCCACCCATAGCCGCCAAAATTCCCATTTTTTCAGCTGCTTACGTCGTCTGAGTTGCGACTGGCTAGTCATCGTTAACGTTGTCGAATGCCTCAAACCCGTCGACA from Pseudomonadota bacterium harbors:
- a CDS encoding Xaa-Pro peptidase family protein is translated as MVIEPRFDVPDGAEMSLRIDRVRAMMDAENLTHYVASCPNNVFYLTNFANYVHERPFVLVVGLDGPLLFLVPKLEVPHVLTRSVGKVELVQYFEFPAPERETWDSKFHTMFTANARVGVESICPLQIYEAVPGERVRSDIVEDVRMVKTDYEIGRIAYSSNIASEAMNLLIASARPGVGMMEIQTKCRGFMLMKTLADNPSANVLATNATSVFQPPSVSHDPHNFTDVSMVMETDGPNVSIINGTFNGYGTEVERTFFLGDVPDSCRQPFHTMMQVRELAFEMAKPGTLMNEVDEACNAHFRKAGHADHLLHRTGHGIGVTGHEAPFFAEGYKREIEPGMVFTIEPGIYIEGVGGFRHSDTVLITDSGAVSLTPLPDDLEAMTLAI